The Rhizobium rhizogenes sequence CGATCATGAAATATCAGGTATCGAGCGCAGATTATGCACGCTGCGTGGCGGAAGGCGGCTGCCAGCAGCCGGAACCCGGCTTTGCCGCTCCGGTCGGAGGCGAGATACCGGCAACCGGTATCAGCCAGGATGACGCCCACGCCTATGCACAGTGGCTGAGCGAGCGGACAGGCGAGGTTTGGCGCCTGCCGAGCGACGCTGAACTGGCTTTCGCCGCCGGCTCGCTTTTTCCGGATGAGACGCTCGGTGTCGCCGCGGACAGTGAAAACCCGGCTTTGCGCTGGCTGGCGGATTACGAGCGACAGACCAGCCGCAAGGCCTCGGGCAACCCCGTTCCGCAATCCTATGGCAGCTTCGGCGAAAACGAATATGGCCTTGCCGATTTCGGCGGCAATGTCTGGGAATGGACATCCAGCTGCAGCCACCGTGTGACACTCGGCAAGGATGGTGAGGCGATCGATAGCGTCGCCTCCTGCGGCATTCCCGTCGCTTCGGGAAAACACCGGGCGGCGATGAGCGCCTTCGTCAAAAACCCGAAAAGCGGCGGCTGCGCCGTTGGCGTACCGCCTGATAATCTCGGGTTCAGGCTCGTGAGAGACACACGCTGGTACGCGCCGCTTCTCGAAAAGCTTCGTGCCACCGCCCTGTTTTCTTGACAATCGTCAATTAAAACAAGTGCTTGATTCATATCATTTGATCTTCTGCCGCCAGTGATAGTGCTGTATGCTGACAATACAGAAAAGGCCGGTCCTCGATTGCCGCTGCAATCACCTTGAGGATCGTCCGATCACCGGAGAGGGTGCAAGTGAAGATTGACCGAAGCGTCATCCGGTCGCTGGCCTTGTTTGCCAAGATGGCCGACGATGAGCTGGACGGACTGCTGACCCACGCCACATCCCGGCTGGTGCCGCCGGGCGAAGCCATTTTCGAGCAGGGCCAGTCGGCAACGCATTTCTTCCTGCTCATCCACGGCCGCCTGAAGGTGACGCAGGTGACGCATGACGGCCAGCAGATCATCGTGCGCGTTGTGCATCCCGGTGATCTCTTCGGTTTCGCAAGAGCGCTGCAACGGTCCGATTATCCCGGCACCGCCACGACGGCGGCCGAAAGCGTCATCCTGTCGTGGCAGACGGACCTCTGGCCGCAATTCGTCGAACAGAACCCGCATCTTGCCGTTTCCGCCATGCAGACGATCGGCCAGCGTCTGGAGGAAGCCCATACGCGCATCCGCGAAATGTCGACGCAGGAAGTGGAGCGCCGGGTGGCCCATGCCGTGCTGCGCCTTTCGCAGCAGGCGGGCCGCAAGGAGGAAGACGGCATCCGTATCGACTTCCCGATCTCGCGGCAGGATATTGCCGAGATGACCGGCACGACGCTGCACACCGTTTCCCGCATCCTTTCCAGCTGGGAGTCCAAGGGACTGGTGCAGGGAGGGCGGCAGAAGCTTCTGGTCTGCAACCTACCGGGCCTTGCCCAGCTGGCGGAAGGCGAAGCAAGCCAGGTGTAGCGCGCAGGTGCCTGTCGCCATGCCGCCGGCCTTCGCCAAGGGCCGCGCCTCGACCCGTCTGTCCCGCCGCTCTTATTCAGCGAGCTTCGAAGCCGCGCTTTCGATATAGGCGATGAGGTTGTCCAGATCTTCCGGCTTGCTGATGCCGGCCAGCGCCATCTTGTTTCCGGGTATTTTCTTTTTCGGCGCGCTGAGGAAATCCCGCAATTCTTCAGGCGTCCAGACAAGACCGTCCTCGCCCGCTTTTTTCATCGCAGCCGAATAATTATAGTCAGCCACGCCGCCCGCTGCACGGCCGATGATGCCGTTAAGCTGCGGGCCAACCCGGTTTTTCGCGCCCTCGCCGATGGCGTGGCAGGCGGAACAGCGCTTGAAGACCGCCTCCCCCTTGGCAACATCACCCTCCGAGAGAGCGGGAATGGCGCTTGCGGTCAGCATTGCCGCCGCGATGATCGATATATTGCGCATCATGTCATCCTTGTCTTGCCGCATGAATGCGGCCCGCCCGCAAATGCGGACGGGCCGACAATTCTCCTCAGGTCGTCCCCCAGGCGGGCGTACCCTTCTTATAGGGAACGCGGTCTTCGAAACCGCCGGGAATTTCGTCGTAGACGAGAACTTCCGTCGCGCCGATCTTCGAGGTGAAGAAGCCGAGCAGCGTCAATTGCTTGACGAGCGTGAAGGCATGCGGTTTTGCCGGTGTCTGTTCCGCCTTGGCCTGCTTGTCCAGCACGGAAAGCAACGCTTGCCGTTGCTCTGCCGTCAAATCCAGAAAGCCCTTCTTGTGTTCGGCCTGACTGCGCTTCTCGATGTCGGAAATTGCCGAGAGGAAGAGAGCACGTTGTTCGTCGGTGTAGCAGTCGGCCGCATAGACGGCCATGAATGCCCCCACTTCGGCATCCTTTGCGCCCGGCGTGGAGGTGCGGGGAATAATGGTCTCCGCCACCTCATCCAGAAAGCGGATTTCCTCCGGGGTAAAGACATGGGCAGCGCCGGCGGGCTTGGCGGCGTTTTCCGCAGCCGTCAGAACATCCGCGCCGATCAGCGGAAGGCCGGTGGCAATGGCAATCAGTTTCAGCAGTTCGCGTCTGTTCATCACAGGTTCCCCTTCTTGCGTTCGGAAACAGCAAAATCGGCCGCACGCGCGGTCAGCGCCATGTAGGTCAGGGACGGATTGACGCAGGAGGCCGAAGTCATGCAGGCACCGTCAGTCACGAAGACATTGGGCGCATCCCAGACCTGGTTGTTGCCGTTGAGGACGGAGGTTTTCGGGTCGCGTCCCATGCGGGCCGTTCCCATTTCATGAATGCCCATGCCGGGGGCGTAACTGCCCCGCGAAGGCTTGACGTTCTTGATGCCGACCGCCTCGAACATCTCGACGGCGTCATTGACCATGTCTTCGCGCATATCGAGTTCGTTCTGCTTCATCTCGACATTCATCGACAGGACCGGCAGGCCCCACTTGTCCTTCTTGTCTTGATCCAGTTTCACGCGGTTCTCATGATAGGGCAGCATTTCGCCGAAGGCGGTCATGCCGATGGTCCAGCCACCGGGCTCTGTCAGCGCCTCCTTGTAATCGGCACCAATATTGAGTTCGGCGATTTCCCGCTCCCAGCGCGAACGGCTGGCCGAGCCCTGATACCCGAAACCGCGCAGATATTTGCGCTTGTCGTCGCCGGTATTGCGGAAGCGCGGAATGTAGAATCCCGCCGGGCGGCGACCCTTGAAGTAGAAGTCCTCGAAGCCTTCCACCTGGCCGGTGGCGCCCATGCGGAAATGGTGGTCCATCACGTTATGACCGAGTTCGCCCGAGCTGCTGCCGAGGCCGCCTTCCCAGACATCGGTGGCCGAGTTCATCAGCACCCATGTCGAGTTCAGCGTCGAGGCGTTGAGGAAAATGATGTCGGCGGTATATTCATAGGTCAGGTTCGTCTCGGCATCGATGATCTCGACGCCTCGCGCCTTCTTCTTGTCCTTGTCGTACAAGATTTCCTTGACGATGGAGAAAGGCCTGAGCGTCAGATTGCCGGTGGCGACCGCCGCAGGCAGGGTCGAGGCCTGCGTGCTAAAATAGCCGCCGAAGGGACAGCCCAGACGACACTTGTTGCGGAACTGACAGCGCGTGCGCTCCTGATCGGGAAGTTCCTGGGTGATGTTGGCGCAGCGCGAATTGATGAGGTGGCGCGTACCATTGAACGCCTTCTTCAACCGACTTGCGACATCCTGTTCCACAAAATTGAGCGGAATGGGCGGCAGGAATTCGCCATCAGGGAGAATATCCAGCCCCTCGCGGCTGCCGGAAATGCCGGCGAAACGCTCGACATAATCATACCATGGAGAGACGTCTTCATAGCGGATCGGCCAGTCGACGGCGATGCCTTCCTTTGCATTGGCTTCGAAATCCGTCTGCGACCAGCGATAGGTCTGGCGGCCCCAGAGCAGCGAGCGGCCGCCGACATGATAGCCACGGAACCAGTCGAAGCGCTTTTCCTCGACATAGGGCGTTTCCTGCTCATCGGCCCACATGCCGAGCGTTGCCTCTTCCAGCAGGTAATCGCGGCTGAGGACGGGATATTTCGCCTTCATCTCCTGCGTGGCGCGGTTGCGGTGGGGATAATCCCAGGCTTCCTTGTCCGCATTCTGATAGTCGGTGACGTGCTCGATATTGCGGCCGCGCTCCAGCATCAGGACCTTCAGGCCCTTCTGCGTGAGTTCCTTTGCGGCCCAGCCTCCGCTAATGCCCGAGCCGACAACAATCGCATCATAATGATTGTTTGCCATGATAACTCCTCCGATGTGACGTGGAAAAACGACGAGACAAAGCGCTTCCCGTCGCGATGCGTCGGAAAATGCATATGCGTCTGTCGAACCTCATGCGCCCCGGCGAAACCGGCCGCCGGGGAGCGGTTCTGGTTTACTGGCAGTGTTTACTGAATGGTCGGCAGGTGTTCGCTCAGGAACGCGTTGCCCTTGGTCACGACCGCTTCGGCATCGAGCGGAAGATCGTGCTCAAGGATAAACCATTTTGCGCCGGCCTGTTTTGCCGCCGGCAGGATCGTTTTCCAGTCCAGCGTGCCGGTGCCGAGTGTGGCGAAGCCGCGCTCGTTTTCCGCCGTGCCGGCCGGTGCATTGTCCTTGGCGTGGATGGCAAAAACCTTGCCCTTCAAGGTACCGAGGAATTCGGCCGGATCATTGCCGCTGCGCGCCACCCAGGCGACATCGACTTCGGCCTGCAGCTTCGGGCCTGCCGCGTCGAGCAGCAGTTCAAGCGCCGTCTTGCCGTCGAATTTGACCATCTCGAAGTCATGGTTGTGATAGGCCATGGAGAGGCCTGCCGTGGAAAGCTTGTCGGCATAGCCGCCCAGCTCCTTACCGAAGGCGGTCCAGCCTGCGGCGTCCTTCGGGCGGTCTTCCGGCTTCAGGAACGGCACGGTCACGACGGGATTGCCGACGGCTTTCTGTTCGGTGATGACCTCATCGAGGTTACCGCGCAGCTTGTCGATCGGCACATGCGAGGAAATGACCTTGATCTTGTGCTTTTCCAGAAGCGCGTTCAGTTCGCTGGCGCTGACCTTCTGCATATCCACCGTTTCGACTGCCGAAACGCCAGCGCGGTTGAGGATGGCAAGCTGCTCCTCAAGTGTTCCCGCATTGCGCAGTGTGTACATCTGCGCGGCGATCGGCAGCGTCTTGCTGTCTTCGGCCAGAACCGGGTTCGTGATGCCGGCCGCCAATGCGACGACGGCTGCCATCTTCACGAATTTTGACTTGAACGTTTTCAAACGCGTAACTCCCTTTCCGTTTGATCAATGTGACGACACGTGTGCCCACGCCTTACCCGGCCTTCCGGCCAGGTTATGCCGGGCACCACCTCCTGTGCCCTGCGTCGTCCGTCCTCGATAAGCGATGATCTAGATGTCGATCCCTACCCAGGACGAGGTCCTACTGGACCGGACGGCCGCATCGATGAATGCGAGACCCGCAAGGCCGTCCTCTATGCCGGGGTAAATCACCTCCCCGGCGGCTGTCTTTCCCTCCCTTTTTGCGATGATTGCATCTGCGGCTTCGCGGTAGATCGTCGCAAAACCCTCGAGATATCCCTCCGGGTGCCCGGATGGCACGCGGCTGACACGGTTGGCGGCAGCACCTGCGCCTGCGCCGTTGCGGGTGATAAGCCGCTTGGGTTCGCCATAAGACGTGAACCACAGCTCGTCCGGCACCCGGTGGTGCCATTCAAGCCCGCCTTTATCGCCATAGACCCGGAGCGACAGCGCGTTTTCATTGCCGACCGCGATCTGGCTCGCCCAGAGCATCCCCTTGGCGCCGCTTTCATAACGCAGCAGAATATTGGCGCTGTCATCCAGCTGCCGGCCCGGAACGAACGACGTCAGATCGGCATAAAGGCTTGTCGGGATTTCGCCCGTGACGAAGGCAGCGGCGTTAAAGGCATGGGTGCCGATATCGCCGATTGCACCGCCGGCGCCGGAGCGGCTGGGGTCGGTGCGCCATTCCGCACCCTTCGCACCCGTCTTTTCGACGGCTTCGGTCAACCAGTCCTGCGCATATTCGGCCTGAACGTGGCGCAGCTTGCCGATGGCTCCATCAGCGATCATCTCGCGCATCTGCCGCAGCATCGCGTAGCCGGTGTAGTTATGCGTCAGGATGAACAGCCTGTCGGATGCCCTGACAATCCCGGCCAGCGCCTTCGCCTCTTCCAG is a genomic window containing:
- a CDS encoding SUMF1/EgtB/PvdO family nonheme iron enzyme; protein product: MGIPGNSHVPNAVSLLLPLSIATLLATAIGFQSGIIRSGIDDRAAMMAPQVVTVPAGHFTYRAEGEYFRNGYAVDGPMVDVAIRKNLTIMKYQVSSADYARCVAEGGCQQPEPGFAAPVGGEIPATGISQDDAHAYAQWLSERTGEVWRLPSDAELAFAAGSLFPDETLGVAADSENPALRWLADYERQTSRKASGNPVPQSYGSFGENEYGLADFGGNVWEWTSSCSHRVTLGKDGEAIDSVASCGIPVASGKHRAAMSAFVKNPKSGGCAVGVPPDNLGFRLVRDTRWYAPLLEKLRATALFS
- a CDS encoding Crp/Fnr family transcriptional regulator, producing the protein MKIDRSVIRSLALFAKMADDELDGLLTHATSRLVPPGEAIFEQGQSATHFFLLIHGRLKVTQVTHDGQQIIVRVVHPGDLFGFARALQRSDYPGTATTAAESVILSWQTDLWPQFVEQNPHLAVSAMQTIGQRLEEAHTRIREMSTQEVERRVAHAVLRLSQQAGRKEEDGIRIDFPISRQDIAEMTGTTLHTVSRILSSWESKGLVQGGRQKLLVCNLPGLAQLAEGEASQV
- a CDS encoding cytochrome c family protein; the protein is MRNISIIAAAMLTASAIPALSEGDVAKGEAVFKRCSACHAIGEGAKNRVGPQLNGIIGRAAGGVADYNYSAAMKKAGEDGLVWTPEELRDFLSAPKKKIPGNKMALAGISKPEDLDNLIAYIESAASKLAE
- a CDS encoding gluconate 2-dehydrogenase subunit 3 family protein yields the protein MNRRELLKLIAIATGLPLIGADVLTAAENAAKPAGAAHVFTPEEIRFLDEVAETIIPRTSTPGAKDAEVGAFMAVYAADCYTDEQRALFLSAISDIEKRSQAEHKKGFLDLTAEQRQALLSVLDKQAKAEQTPAKPHAFTLVKQLTLLGFFTSKIGATEVLVYDEIPGGFEDRVPYKKGTPAWGTT
- a CDS encoding GMC oxidoreductase: MANNHYDAIVVGSGISGGWAAKELTQKGLKVLMLERGRNIEHVTDYQNADKEAWDYPHRNRATQEMKAKYPVLSRDYLLEEATLGMWADEQETPYVEEKRFDWFRGYHVGGRSLLWGRQTYRWSQTDFEANAKEGIAVDWPIRYEDVSPWYDYVERFAGISGSREGLDILPDGEFLPPIPLNFVEQDVASRLKKAFNGTRHLINSRCANITQELPDQERTRCQFRNKCRLGCPFGGYFSTQASTLPAAVATGNLTLRPFSIVKEILYDKDKKKARGVEIIDAETNLTYEYTADIIFLNASTLNSTWVLMNSATDVWEGGLGSSSGELGHNVMDHHFRMGATGQVEGFEDFYFKGRRPAGFYIPRFRNTGDDKRKYLRGFGYQGSASRSRWEREIAELNIGADYKEALTEPGGWTIGMTAFGEMLPYHENRVKLDQDKKDKWGLPVLSMNVEMKQNELDMREDMVNDAVEMFEAVGIKNVKPSRGSYAPGMGIHEMGTARMGRDPKTSVLNGNNQVWDAPNVFVTDGACMTSASCVNPSLTYMALTARAADFAVSERKKGNL
- a CDS encoding sugar phosphate isomerase/epimerase — encoded protein: MKTFKSKFVKMAAVVALAAGITNPVLAEDSKTLPIAAQMYTLRNAGTLEEQLAILNRAGVSAVETVDMQKVSASELNALLEKHKIKVISSHVPIDKLRGNLDEVITEQKAVGNPVVTVPFLKPEDRPKDAAGWTAFGKELGGYADKLSTAGLSMAYHNHDFEMVKFDGKTALELLLDAAGPKLQAEVDVAWVARSGNDPAEFLGTLKGKVFAIHAKDNAPAGTAENERGFATLGTGTLDWKTILPAAKQAGAKWFILEHDLPLDAEAVVTKGNAFLSEHLPTIQ
- a CDS encoding Gfo/Idh/MocA family protein: MSSVTKKFDSRRIRLGMVGGGQGAFIGAVHRIAARLDDRYELVAGALSSDPARASASATLLGIAPERSYASFEEMAASEAGREDGIEAVAIVTPNHLHFAPSKAFLDAGIHVICDKPVTATLEEAKALAGIVRASDRLFILTHNYTGYAMLRQMREMIADGAIGKLRHVQAEYAQDWLTEAVEKTGAKGAEWRTDPSRSGAGGAIGDIGTHAFNAAAFVTGEIPTSLYADLTSFVPGRQLDDSANILLRYESGAKGMLWASQIAVGNENALSLRVYGDKGGLEWHHRVPDELWFTSYGEPKRLITRNGAGAGAAANRVSRVPSGHPEGYLEGFATIYREAADAIIAKREGKTAAGEVIYPGIEDGLAGLAFIDAAVRSSRTSSWVGIDI